The DNA region GACACTTTCAACTTCTGGCAGTAGCCAACAGTGTCGGCATAGAAAAGCCCACTATGGGGTCGCCAGGGGAAGACAACAGATGTTACTGATTAACTTTGCTCACAGACCCCTAAAGAAGTGTTTTTCAGAGTGCTTGCAGatggacaaaacaaaagtgGGACGCAATTAAAATTTCACGTTTAGCaatatttatttggaaaaatagTCTTGGCTAATTCCTTCATTCAAAAACGGTAAAGGAGACAGTAACATAACAATTTGTACAGTACAATCCCTcttaaataacattttcttaaaaaaaagtcccattGACCTGAAGTGCCTTTGCAAAtatcatcattaaaaaaagccaACTTAAATAATCATAACAAACATCACAAatatacaatacaaaataaaaataacacaaaatcattaaattaacttaaattaaatcataattttaaatcataacttttttcttgtttttttttctttctttattttacaaaaGGACAATCTGTATCAAAaagcaacagtttttttttttcaattaagaCAAAGTTTTCATGTCCcaaaaagaagcaaaagaaATGAACAATACTATGTCATAAATGGTTTGGAGGGCTTGGGGAAGAAAACGCACTTCAGTTAACACAGTGATCAAGTATACATACAGTCTTCACAGGTGTAGTGATGGGTGCACAGCCCATGTGAACAGCCTCATGAAGAACAGGCCAGTATGGCCAAACATCCACCGTTTGATGCAGTTCCTGCGCTCAGCAACGGCGTGTGGGTTAGAGAAAAGGCCTGGGTGCAAatgttgcaaaaacaaaaatcgtAGCGTCGCACGTTGTCGCCACGAGACAGTGTccatttatatttcttttttctttttaccccCACTCCCCAATAAAAGGCAGAACAGAAAGCTAAGTGGCAGTTTACTTTCAACcgtaaactttttatttttaccccGCCAGTTCTTATCCCACAGGCCGCCGCTGCCTGCGCTTATTTTCCAGTAGAGAACCAGCTCACTCTGAATATCAGTTAAACGTCTCAGTATCAGCAGCAGTCTCAAGGCGGGACACCTCCCCCTAGGGTTAGAGCAGCATCTGAAGGAGTATAAAAACTCTCCCATAGAGCAAATGAGCAACGGGCAGCCCATTGGTGGCTCGTTACACCTGTAGAGACACCAAGAGACGAACAACATTAGTGTTTGTTGGCCAGATGATCACAGAAGAAGTCTTTTTACACTGAAAAGTAACAACATACAAAACTCACCTCAGTTGCAATTATACATTCGTCCTTTTCCTCTGACAtcacaaacacagatttgtacTTGGTGTCCGCACATGCAGACATTTCTGGGGCTTTCTTTTCTGATGCATCGCTTTGGGGTagaaagaaaaatgttgttAGTTTTTTCATCCTGACAGCCTCGATGCTATACTTTGTTTAAGAGATTCAGCATATCAGTGTCAGATATTTACCATTTTAAACGTTTGCTGCGTTTCTCCTCAAACTCAAATGAGTCCAGGGATTGGCACTTTTCTTCGCAGGCCGCCTCCAGCATAGCCTCTTTAGCCGCCTGCTCGTAGTTGACCTCATGTACGAGGTTGTAGTCTGCGGGCGGATGGCGGCTCTTGTAGCTGCTCCTCCCTGGTGAAGATCCTTCATCAGGATCACTGCTGCAGAAGTCCATCTTCTTGTTGATATTTTTGACGCCTGGTGTCGGCATCACGCTGACCGCCAGGTCTCTGTCACTGCGGTGACAGTTGTTAGTCAGATTATTTATTGTCTCTCCCTCGCCGACGGTCTCTACTTGACCGCCACGCTGGACTTTTGATCGGAAAAATCCAACAAGTACAGCGCATcctgccagcagcagcagcactagGGCCACGCCGGACCCCACTGCCATCCAGGGCACCTCTGACCCACGGATGGCAGCGTGCTCTGGGAGCAAGAACTGGCAGTTTCTGCCACCGTAGCCAGGAACACACGCGCAGACGTAGCGGCTGTTTCTCTCGTGGCAGGTGGCGCCGTTGTGGCAAGGGTTGTGTTCACAACGGCTGATGGGTGAGCTGCAGTTGCGGCCGGTGTATCCCGGTGGGCAGGTGCAGGTGTAACCATCAGGACCTTCCTGGCACGTCCCGCCGTTTTGGCATGGGTACATCGAACACTCGTCCCCAGTGTGGTCACAGTTCATGCCAGTGAAACCATCTGGACACTGACACAGGTACGAGTTGACGAGATCCACACAGTGTGCGCCTGAGAGCAGAGATAAGGAGTGGTGTGAATGTTTGATCCGAGCATTGGACGGACAAACCCAAGGTGGTGTTTGGCATTCAAGACACACTGAATCAATCTACACATCTCCAAGAGTAAAGACAGATACTACAGGCTTACAGCTGATTGGACCCATCACTCTTACCGTTGGAGCAGGGGCTGGAGGTGCAGTGGTCAATCTTCTTCTCGCAGTTGAACCCTGCGTATCCTGTGGGGCACTGGCAGAAGTAGCCTCCGTCAGGGTTGTCAGCACAGCGGCCACCGTTGGAGCACGGCCCATCAGCACACGTCATGGCACTCAGCTCGCAGTTGTTGCCATAGAAACCGTGAGGGCAAGTGCAGGTATATGTGTTTTCCAAATCCTGCGGGGAAAAAATAGAACAGGCTTGACATCCAGATCTGTCTTGCAACTGCAGCTACTACAAACTGAACCCTTCTGAATCTCAATATGCTGcatctgtttgattgttttacagtgtttacATCCTCTCTGGTTTAAAGTCAAGGGTGTGTAAAAGCAGACGGAAGAGAAGAGATAGAGGCATGTGATAAAGATGCCAGGTGGCATTCAGCCACACACTTCACAGGATGTCCCCATTCTCATTCCAAGTTAATTCAAGAAGACCAAACAGCACTCACAGTGCAGCTTCCTCCGTTGCGACAGGGGTTTCCAGCGCATTCGTTGACCTGGATCTCACAGCTGGCCCCAGTGAAGCCAGGCTTGCAGGAACAGGTGTAGCTGCCCTGACCAGTGTTGCTACAAGTGGCTCCATTCATGCAGGGCTTGTGGTGAGTGCAGTAGTTGAGATCTGGAAAGACACAGCAGCACATGTGGATTAGCCACAGCACAACACATGGcaggacaacagcagcagcgaCAGAATGTCTTTTTGTCCTCCAGCACACTCgactctttctctttttccagTGGTTTTTTGTGTCCTGCGCCCGGCCTCCTGTTCTCGCTGTTCATCCCGGAacaactgctgctgtgttgttgtttctttacCGCAGTGTTGATGTCTGTTTTGTTGCTATCGTGACGTCTTATTTTGCTTCTCTCCCAACTCAGACTTTTAAACTTCACCAAACAGCTTTCAGTGATTAAGGAACGGAGAGATGGCATACAGCAAAGATCGTGTGCTGAATTTGCAAAGCTTGACCTCAAGATCACTTTTTCCACTTTCTATTCCCTATCTCTCTCTTCCCAGTAAGCATGGGGATTTACAGTTGAGGTAAacccagaaacactgatttggcAATTTGCCGACATTGAAGCATCCAGGAGAAAATGTGGTTACAAGTGACTTTTTTGGATGTGTAACTTCAGtttaaacagcattttgatGAATATTCTTCCAAATGTAATCAGGGCCTGCTTCTCATTGAAATAATGCTTCAGAACAAAGAGTTTCATGTCATCTAAATGTCTAGAAATCCATTTTAAAACCCAACTTTTCAGTTTTTGTACCCCAACACATAGACGTCTACCAACCAGAAAACCACCCTATCAGTGCTCTCTGGTTCCTTTCCTCCCTGTCTTCCCTCATCACTCATTAACTCTCACCACACTCTCTCCTCACCTTGGTTGCAGAAGAGTCCCCCCCAGCCCTCCTGACAGTTGCACTGCCAGGGCTGCTGGCAGGTCCCGTGGAGGCAGCCTGGATAACGAATGCACTCATCGCAGTAGCGGCCTTTGAATCCCACTCTGCACCTGTTGTTGTCCAATTAGGAGGGAACACCGGTCAGTCCACTCACATTACCTCATGTGTCCCACTAATTAATTAATGCCCCAGTGAACCGGTGGAGAAAAACTTACTTGCACTCTCCGGGTTTCTCGCAGAAGCCGTGCTCTTCATCACAGCCTGGCAGGCAGATTGCTGtacagggagagaaagaaacttCTTAGACACACTGAGGCAAAAACAACTCAGATACAGGTTCATTGTTTGTTCCTAAATCTCaacaaagtcattaaaatggaGGAAAGGAGGGGGCTCCTAAACTCATCAGCCATTACCTTAAACTCTCCTTATCACCGTGGAAGAATTTTCTGCTTAACATAGTGCTGAGACAAAGGAgggagtgtgtgaatgtgtgtgtgccacagagagtgtacacacactcacacacaaaccccCTCAACCCACCCCAccaccctctttttttcttcttcgcTGCGGGTCAAAACTCTTTTATTCATtctgtgcgcacacacacacacacacacacacacacacacacacacacacactccccttaATGTCTCGGATTGGGGCAGATAAGAGTGGACAGCTGGCGAGTGTGTTGCCAGTGCGCGACAGCTGCTCCATTGTCTCCTCTCTGCCGGCAGCTGCCCACTTCAAACAATACCTCCCCCGCCTCGGCCAATCAGCGCCCGGCCCACTCCGAGAGTAACGAATCGGAAGGTAGCATGTAAATTTATGGCACGCGTGAGATTATTCCCAAAAACTTTCCTTAGAATAAATCAAgtggtcgtgtgtgtgtgtgcgtgtgagggaggaggagggggtgcgTGTGGTGTTTACGCACAAGTTGCCTTCTAACGGCACTCGGAGGATCTGATTACAGACCCAATGTAGAAATtaactatttatatattttctatGCTTACAACAAATAAAACCTCATTTTGTAATCTCTTGATAATAAGTTTAAAGCAACTTTGTGATGTTTTATCTCCAATTTTATTTCCTAAATTATTGTGTCCAAAAATATATGTTAGGATAATTCCTCAAAGTTTCCAGCACCTCACACACACGAGTGCAGATGCTCCTATTACCAAAAGAAAGTTTTGTTACTCACGTTCAGTGCAGTACTGTCCCTTCCACCCGGCGTCGCACACAATCTCCCCGCGCTCTCCACAGGTGAAGTGGCCGAAGGCGTCGTCTCTCGGCCGGCAGAACACCGAGCAGCCGTCCCCGTAGTAGTGCTCATCGCACACGAAGCGGTACGAGTACTTCAGCTCCGTCCAGCCGACGGTATGCAGGTCCTGGGACCACTCCTCTCCCACCGTCAGGTGCCTCTGGGTGGTCATGGTGCTGATAACGCGGTCTGGATTCTCTGCAGTGCACATGTGGAGGCAGACGGTGAAGGGTTAATGGTTGAGAAAGTGCGTGAATGTGATCAAAATGAAGAAAGGGAAGGGTGTTTATTTCCTACCTGTGGAGAGGTCGTCTTTGGAGTCGGTGTGTAATGCCTCAATGATCAGCGAGAAGGTCCCCTGGGAAGACAAATGGCTTCATGAGACAGGTGGCCAGCGGAGATGTGGCGATAACATCAAGCAAAGGCCCGAGGCGATTGTGCCATACACTCACTGTGCTGAATGCAAACTGCTAACCTGATATGGTGAAACTAAATACCTGTAAACTTTGTGCGCTCTCGGCCCTGACGTTGTGGTCAGAACTCGTGCCGCAGCGCGTTTTTACGCACGGATTTACCCAAAAATGGCGCGATTTCGCCGCCTTCACTTCTACTGTACTGAAACGGATATGAATCGCTGTACTTACCGGCCACGTGAAACCGAAGTTAATCCTGATGGGGTTTGTGAATGAACTCTCCGGGATGACATCGGGGACCTGGAACGAGTTGGAACCGAGCACGGGCGTCACAGCGCCGCCATAGGTGCACGGAGGCTCCGGGGAGGCATTGGGCTGGTAGTGCTTGAGACAGATCCTGAAGAAGGTTTTACATTCGCACTGCTGCTGGAAAGACGAAGTCAGACCTCCCTTACAGCAGTTTTTGTTGCCCTGTACTCCCTTCTTGTTTAGGAACTCCTGCAACTTCAGCTCAAAAACTCCCGAACAAAACCCCTGCGGAGGAAAGCAGCTTATTATCATTagctgtacacacacagtactgcttgtatgagtgtgtgttgtggtgggagggggggtggtggtggtggtggtggtggttcaTTGTTAGGAAAAAATAGAGATTCAGTATCTTACCTGGCACAGCAACATGGACATGACGGCAAGAGTCAGCAGGATGACGCGCCccatattaaataaatacataataaataataaataaataaaataaaaagtcttgGGGCTCGGCTTGTCCTCAGGGTGCCTCCTCCTGTTCAATCCCTCTGAGGAAGATGCATTGAGCACGTTTCTGTCGCCTCACGGGGTTTTCTCATCAACTGCTGCCGCTGTCAGCCACGCCGCTCTCATTCATGTCCCGAGGAACAAAAAAGGATAAATCCCAaaccttaaaaatgaaaaataaaatcacaaaacaaGATGTGTGAACTTGTGCGAGTGCGCGTAGCGgaattttaaaaacagagaaGTCCTCCAGTTCCGTTATAAAGCGTTAATCCAGTGcgtaaagagagaaaaaaagatgggttccttgtttgtttttttgttttgttgagaaAGTGACAAATTTTAGGAAGTAGCTTTTTGTGTGAAGGTCTTGGTCTAACCCAAGGACAGATTTGTCACTGGTCCAACATGCTTCCTTCTTCCTCCCAATGTCTTTCCTCACTCTGAACTGTGCGTCTGTCTCTAGCCAAGGCCGCCTGCAGCCTGTTATATACGGCCTGACACATGCTATggtaataacatgcaaatggaccccctcctccttctccccgACTTCACCTCCCAATCTGGCCCGGCTCTCCACAATGGGATCCCATGCAAGTACCCCAACAGCCTCCTTATTACCCCTGCAGCAGTGCAGCACATGCAGCGTTAATATCTGAGCTCAAAATGGAGACGTGTGAAAGTATTTCGACCAAATAAGAagtgaaacattaaaaaatgaagtGAGTCCTAAAGGCGGAGGGAAAGACTGTCAGATAACCTGTTGAAGAACATGGATAAAACAATCAGACTATACCTTTTTAATGTTAACAAAACCGTGCATAAATTGCTAATTAATTCAGAGGCATCCTCAGAGAAACTgaccccattttttttttacaagattaGGAGGAGATAAACTGAccttttgtttacttttgtggttgtttgtagATCGCAGTTTCTtctaaatcaaaaataatgtTCCAGTCAAATCAGGAACATCTGTAGATTCAAGAAGTAGCGCTAAACCAAAATGTAAAGAGTTTGGAACAACCTACACACGCCAGGTTTCCTTCTGACAGGATGTTATTGACATGTGGTTGCACTGGTCCCTCCAGCTGTTGTCTCACTGGACAAACCTCTTTGTTTTTAGGCGTCTTAAGACGTTTTGggtaaagtgccaaaaacaaaccccccaaaaaactgcTTGAAGTTGATTCAAAAGTTCtcaaaaaggaggaaaaaatgtTTCTTGGTCAAACCCTGACTCAGTTAATTGTTtacacccctcctcctcctccttcctctcttcctccctctttccttccCTGCATACACACCCTCTAAATTTTGGTATTTCTGGTTGTGGGAAGAATTTGATGCTTTGAATCGACTCAAAagactaaagaaaacattcctTGGCAGAGCTGTGTGGTGAGGTAAACGACTTGAGGGGCTGGACTCCTGCTTTTCCATTTTGCTCTCCCCTTCTTCTCATTCTCCGGGCTAagattaaaaagaagaaaaaaaaaacgcatgTGTGTACGTGCGTGCAAAGCGGACGCGCGCGCACCGGAGTCGCTCGCGTGGCCAACATGAGGGGGAacttttgttattgtgtgtgtggtgaaggAATAAGTTtgctctttctccctctctcccccctcagCTGTATGGTAATTCGGCCAGCACCTGCTCTCCCCTCAATAACAGCGTGCGCGCGCCTCCCTTGGCTGAGCGCGCGCCCACACGTCCCATACACAATGCACTCTCCCcttccctccacacacacacttttcactTCACATCAAACAAACATAACCGGACAAATATCACATACAtttgctttttcttcttctcctctttaaaTCTGGTGTAGCACGTGGGAAACAACACTATTTAAGTCttatttgtctctgtgtgaaGGTGGTGTGCGCACATGCATGCGCACGCGCGTGTGAATAAGGAGCAGGAGGTGGGGGTTGTTTCTTAATTAGGTCGTTCATTAGAAGTGTGATTTTTCTGCTGTATAATCGGGCCTATATGCAAGCTGCACGCGCGGGGCAACCAAACCGTGCACGTACATTGCGTCACTGTGTTCAGATATGCACGTCACGactgctgcttttctctccGGTGTCCGTTACCTGCTGCTGTGATCCGTCTTCCACACCGCGGCTGTCAGGGGGAGGCGGTCCACCCCTCTTCCCCCCAACACCCCCCCAAAAAGTGACATGCTTTCCCTTTCTCTTCCAAATAACCTTCACTTCTGATGTCACAAAACATGGCTGATGCCTCCGTAGTTACTTATTACCTCTAATCAATGGCAGCAACAACCAAACAAAGTCCTCCTCCATTAATAAACCTGTCCATCTCTCCTTTCACACCGGGCTATTTTTCAAACCAAACGCCGGCTGAACCGTGACCATCGCAATTAACCTCAGatagagacaaaaaaatcaattaggTCAATTTTCTCTCAGAGAGAGAAGGGACTTCTTTAGTCTTTAAGGGAGGCAGTTTTTACAACTTCCACAAAGTATCTAAATCTCAGCTTGGCGCTGCTCTGAACCTTTAAAATAAACTGCACTT from Epinephelus fuscoguttatus linkage group LG3, E.fuscoguttatus.final_Chr_v1 includes:
- the dla gene encoding delta-like protein A, which gives rise to MYLFNMGRVILLTLAVMSMLLCQGFCSGVFELKLQEFLNKKGVQGNKNCCKGGLTSSFQQQCECKTFFRICLKHYQPNASPEPPCTYGGAVTPVLGSNSFQVPDVIPESSFTNPIRINFGFTWPGTFSLIIEALHTDSKDDLSTENPDRVISTMTTQRHLTVGEEWSQDLHTVGWTELKYSYRFVCDEHYYGDGCSVFCRPRDDAFGHFTCGERGEIVCDAGWKGQYCTEPICLPGCDEEHGFCEKPGECKCRVGFKGRYCDECIRYPGCLHGTCQQPWQCNCQEGWGGLFCNQDLNYCTHHKPCMNGATCSNTGQGSYTCSCKPGFTGASCEIQVNECAGNPCRNGGSCTDLENTYTCTCPHGFYGNNCELSAMTCADGPCSNGGRCADNPDGGYFCQCPTGYAGFNCEKKIDHCTSSPCSNGAHCVDLVNSYLCQCPDGFTGMNCDHTGDECSMYPCQNGGTCQEGPDGYTCTCPPGYTGRNCSSPISRCEHNPCHNGATCHERNSRYVCACVPGYGGRNCQFLLPEHAAIRGSEVPWMAVGSGVALVLLLLAGCAVLVGFFRSKVQRGGQVETVGEGETINNLTNNCHRSDRDLAVSVMPTPGVKNINKKMDFCSSDPDEGSSPGRSSYKSRHPPADYNLVHEVNYEQAAKEAMLEAACEEKCQSLDSFEFEEKRSKRLKCDASEKKAPEMSACADTKYKSVFVMSEEKDECIIATEV